A single Columba livia isolate bColLiv1 breed racing homer chromosome 22, bColLiv1.pat.W.v2, whole genome shotgun sequence DNA region contains:
- the LOC102091949 gene encoding basic proline-rich protein-like isoform X6 produces MFPPPGGRRGFPREPGPWRAGPPWPHGPSPQDIRDEPPWKPPHRRGHRGRHPPHPWEPRPFRGPADFHEDGSWAPQDCPPPPPWDNWEDNQGPEDHFGESWHPPGPWDPRDPPGPPDFPWKEEDRRWAPHDCPPWVDTEYNGGPEGSFAEDCYLDPPPPGPGSFSRPEFPAEEQWPPWPPGSQHGEQGGFQDGWSSGGYRGLGKKRCRRLRQSCRQLTMVRPAPCHWPARGKQPPFKSNAPRPLPSSKDAAQHKEQTPPVGPPGVSEKVPEPPKAADTPQDSLAAGPQAAAAGAEPEQAGVTPVEPGAGQDPEGSQDPSALQTEEESSARTGQHPEVEPSSPSVPEAGAGGGSRPQTPTAPTEPAQRVCAATGEGDAELCPQPPGRQRLPGAAGAAEAGSAHHGLLSDLQTPENSPVPAGAAAEPGAQPGQAGSDSCTAPVTSPGTWHPPGSAETEPVRGPGASAPPEAADGQHQLCSVPPASSPAGTDLRSATVLARKEEIELSYQQFSLTVAVVATMLLQKEPSMEAALGLALRANLRQRRLHHLRELENFIDSYDSAALSR; encoded by the exons ATGTTCCCCCCGCCAGGTGGCAGGAGGGGCTTCCCCAGGGAG CCTGGTCCGTGGAGAGCCGGGCCCCCATGGCCCCATGGTCCCAGCCCCCAGGACATCCGGGACGAGCCGCCCTGGAAGCCCCCACACAGGAGAGGCCACCGCGGGCGGCATCCG ccccatccctgggagccCAGACCCTTCCGTGGTCCTGCCGACTTCCACGAGGACGGGAGCTGGGCACCCCAGGACTGTCCCCCGCCACCCCCCTGGGACAACTGGGAAGACAACCAAGGACCTGAGGACCATTTTGGAGAGAGCTGGCACCCG CCTGGTCCCTGGGACCCCAGAGACCCCCCTGGCCCTCCTGACTTCCCTTGGAAGGAGGAGGACAGGAGATGGGCACCCCACGACTGTCCCCCATGGGTTGACACAGAATACAATGGAGGACCAGAGGGCAGCTTTGCAGAGGACTGCTACCTG GATCCGCCACCGCCTGGCCCCGGCTCCTTCTCCCGGCCCGAATTCCCCGCAGAGGAGCAGTGGCCACCCTGGCCCCCCGGCAGCCAGCACGG ggagcaaGGGGGCTTCCAGGATGGCTGGTCATCTGGGGGCTACCGTGGCCTGGGGAAGAAACGCTGCCGACGCCTTCGCCAGAGCTGCCGACAGTTAACCATGGTCCGCCCGGCCCCGTGTCACTGGCCCGCCAGAG GGAAGCAGCCACCCTTCAAGTCTAATGCTCCCCGGCCACTTCCATCCTCCAAAGATGCTGCACAGCACAAGGAGCAGACACCTCCGGTT GGCCCTCCGGGAGTGAGCGAGAAGGTCCCGGAGCCCCCCAAAGCGGCTGACACCCCTCAGGACAGCCTGGCCGCGGGTCCCCAGGCTGCGGCAGCGGGTGCAGAGCCCGAGCAGGCAGGAGTGACGCCG GTGGAGCCGGGAGCCGGGCAGGACCCTGAGGGCAGCCAGGACCCCTCTGCTTTGCAAACAGAGGAGGAGAGCTCTGCCAGGACGGGGCAGCACCCTGAG GTGGAGCCCAGTAGCCCGAGTGTCCCCGAGGCTGGCGCAGGCGGTGGGTCACGTCCCCAGACGCCCACAGCCCCCACGGAGCCGGCCCAGAGGGTCTGCGCGGCCACTGGAGAGGGGGAcgctgagctctgcccacagccccCGGGACGGCAGCGTCtgcctggagcagctggagcagccgAGGCAGGATCTGCCCACCATGGG ctcctcagtgACCTCCAGACACCCGAAAACTCGCCAGTCCCCGCAGGAGCTGCTGCCGAGCCTGGTGCACAGCCTGGCCAGGCTGGTTCCGACAGCTGCACCGCACCAGTGACCTCGCCAGGGACGTGGCACCCTCCCGGGTCTGCTGAGACAGAGCCGGTACGAGGTCCAGGTGCCTCTGCTCCCCCTGAG GCTGCAGATggccagcaccagctctgctccGTGCCCCCGGCATCCTCCCCGGCCGGCACCGACCTCCGCTCCGCCACCGTCCTTGCCAGGAAGGAGGAGATTGAGCTG TCGTACCAGCAGTTCAGCCTGACCGTTGCCGTGGTGGCCACgatgctgctgcagaaggagcCGTCCATGGAGGCGGCGCTGGGGCTGGCGCTCAGGGCCAACCTGCGGCAGCGCCGGCTCCATCACCTCCGTGAGCTCGAGAACTTCATCGACAGCTACGACTCGGCCGCTCTCAGCCGCTGA